A single genomic interval of Ramlibacter sp. harbors:
- a CDS encoding DUF4126 domain-containing protein — translation MEGWSHLPGTPQLLALAAALGWASGLRLYAAVFIVGMAGFMGWVTLPQGLQVLQHPGVLAASGFMCFVEFFADKIPLVDSLWDTLHTLIRIPAGAALAAAALGADGTAMTWVAALLGGSLAATSHAAKMTARAAVNTSPEPFSNLGVSLLEDGFVVFMLWLSATHPVIFAIALALSLVLAVVLMVVLFKFLRATGRRLQHFLAGPRPI, via the coding sequence ATGGAGGGCTGGAGCCACTTGCCGGGCACACCGCAGTTGCTGGCGCTGGCCGCGGCGCTGGGCTGGGCCAGCGGGTTGCGCCTGTATGCCGCCGTCTTCATCGTTGGCATGGCGGGCTTCATGGGCTGGGTCACGCTGCCCCAGGGGCTGCAGGTGCTGCAGCACCCCGGGGTGCTGGCGGCCAGCGGCTTCATGTGCTTCGTCGAGTTTTTTGCCGACAAGATTCCGCTGGTCGATTCGCTCTGGGACACGCTGCACACCCTCATCCGCATTCCCGCGGGCGCCGCGCTCGCCGCCGCAGCCCTGGGCGCCGACGGCACGGCCATGACCTGGGTGGCTGCGTTGCTGGGGGGCAGCCTGGCGGCCACCAGTCACGCCGCCAAGATGACCGCGCGGGCTGCGGTGAACACCTCGCCCGAGCCGTTCTCGAACCTCGGGGTGTCGCTGCTCGAAGACGGGTTTGTGGTCTTCATGTTGTGGCTGTCGGCCACGCACCCGGTCATTTTTGCCATCGCCCTTGCGCTCAGCCTCGTGCTGGCCGTGGTGTTGATGGTGGTTTTGTTCAAGTTCCTGCGTGCCACCGGCCGCAGGCTGCAGCATTTTTTGGCGGGCCCGCGCCCCATTTGA
- a CDS encoding acetyl/propionyl/methylcrotonyl-CoA carboxylase subunit alpha, translating to MFSKILIANRGEIACRVAATARRMAIRTVAVYSDADAHAKHVAACDEAVHLGGSAPKDSYLRWEKIIAAAQATGAQAIHPGYGFLSENEEFAQACATAGLVFIGPPASAIQAMGLKAESKQLMEKAGVPLVPGYHGAGQDPGMLKAEADRIGYPVLIKASAGGGGKGMRAVDKAGDFDAALASCKREAINSFGDDAVLIEKYVQRPRHIEIQVFGDTQGNYVYLFERDCSVQRRHQKVLEEAPAPGMTPAMRQQMGEAAVAAARAVNYVGAGTVEFIVEQKADGSMSFFFMEMNTRLQVEHPVTEAITGLDLVEWQLRVASGEPLPLRQADLRMSGHAIEARICAENPDNNFLPATGTLHTYRKPACVAFERAPGAVRIDDGVREGDVISPFYDSMIAKLIVHGDTREQALARLDEALAQTQIVGLATNVQFLRHVVRSPSFAEADLDTALIPREQAVLFNQEPVGLALAAAAAVAQALLDEQAASGPDPFSRRDGWRSHGVVVRRFAFEFHGEPVPAELTCLHDGALVLAVGEVTGPLMFAATAQGIDVQFAGQRTTVQVVAQGETDHVFAPHGATRILNIDLLAHAGEAHAEGGRLSAPMPGKVVSFSVKAGDKVSKGQALAVMEAMKMEHTIAAPVDGTVAELLYSPGDQVAEGAELLKLQ from the coding sequence ATGTTCAGCAAGATCCTCATTGCCAACCGCGGTGAAATCGCCTGCCGTGTTGCCGCCACCGCCCGCCGCATGGCGATCAGGACCGTGGCGGTGTATTCCGACGCGGACGCCCATGCCAAGCATGTGGCCGCCTGCGATGAGGCCGTGCACCTGGGCGGCAGCGCGCCGAAAGACAGCTACCTGCGGTGGGAAAAGATCATTGCCGCCGCCCAGGCCACGGGGGCCCAGGCCATTCACCCGGGCTACGGCTTCCTGAGCGAGAACGAGGAGTTTGCCCAGGCCTGCGCCACGGCCGGGCTGGTCTTCATCGGCCCGCCGGCCTCGGCGATCCAGGCCATGGGCCTGAAGGCGGAGTCCAAGCAGCTGATGGAAAAGGCCGGGGTGCCGCTGGTGCCGGGCTACCACGGTGCCGGCCAGGACCCGGGCATGCTCAAGGCCGAGGCTGACCGCATTGGCTACCCGGTGCTGATCAAGGCCAGCGCGGGCGGTGGCGGCAAGGGCATGCGCGCGGTGGACAAGGCCGGGGACTTTGACGCGGCGCTGGCATCCTGCAAGCGTGAAGCCATCAACAGCTTTGGTGACGACGCGGTGCTGATCGAAAAATACGTGCAACGGCCGCGTCACATCGAGATTCAGGTGTTCGGCGATACCCAGGGCAACTACGTGTACCTGTTCGAGCGCGACTGCTCCGTGCAGCGGCGCCACCAGAAGGTGCTGGAGGAGGCGCCAGCGCCGGGCATGACGCCGGCCATGCGCCAGCAGATGGGCGAGGCCGCGGTGGCTGCGGCGCGCGCCGTGAACTATGTGGGTGCGGGCACGGTCGAATTCATCGTGGAGCAGAAGGCCGACGGCAGCATGAGCTTCTTCTTCATGGAGATGAACACGCGGCTGCAGGTGGAGCACCCGGTGACGGAAGCAATCACCGGCCTGGACCTTGTGGAATGGCAACTGCGCGTGGCCTCGGGAGAGCCCTTGCCACTGCGGCAGGCTGATCTGCGCATGAGTGGCCACGCAATCGAGGCGCGCATCTGCGCAGAGAACCCCGACAACAATTTCCTGCCGGCCACGGGCACGCTGCACACTTACCGCAAGCCGGCCTGCGTGGCGTTCGAGCGGGCGCCAGGGGCGGTCCGCATCGACGACGGGGTGCGTGAGGGTGACGTGATCAGTCCGTTCTATGACTCGATGATCGCCAAGCTGATTGTTCATGGCGACACGCGCGAGCAGGCGCTGGCCCGGCTTGATGAAGCACTGGCCCAGACGCAGATCGTGGGCCTGGCGACCAACGTGCAGTTCCTGCGCCATGTGGTGCGCAGCCCCTCCTTCGCCGAGGCGGATCTTGACACCGCGCTGATCCCGCGCGAGCAGGCAGTGCTGTTCAACCAGGAACCTGTGGGTCTCGCGCTGGCGGCCGCCGCCGCCGTGGCCCAGGCCTTGCTCGACGAGCAGGCCGCCTCGGGGCCGGACCCGTTCAGCCGGCGTGATGGCTGGCGCTCTCATGGTGTGGTGGTGCGCCGTTTTGCCTTTGAGTTTCATGGCGAGCCGGTACCGGCCGAGCTCACCTGCCTGCATGACGGGGCGCTCGTGCTCGCCGTCGGCGAGGTCACGGGCCCCTTGATGTTCGCCGCCACCGCCCAGGGCATTGACGTGCAGTTTGCCGGGCAGCGGACGACCGTGCAGGTGGTGGCGCAGGGCGAGACCGACCATGTCTTTGCGCCGCATGGCGCCACCCGCATCCTCAACATCGACCTGCTGGCCCATGCGGGCGAAGCCCACGCCGAGGGCGGGCGCCTGAGCGCACCCATGCCGGGCAAGGTGGTGTCGTTCTCCGTGAAGGCGGGTGACAAGGTCAGCAAGGGCCAGGCGCTGGCCGTGATGGAGGCCATGAAGATGGAGCACACCATTGCGGCGCCGGTGGATGGCACGGTGGCCGAACTGCTGTATTCGCCGGGCGACCAGGTGGCCGAGGGGGCCGAACTGCTGAAGCTGCAATGA
- a CDS encoding DUF1289 domain-containing protein, translated as MSVATRLLALHAQLVKQAGAEVPSPCVSVCRMSAQTAWCEGCYRSLDEIAGWSRLDDGGKRVIWDRIAQRARASAP; from the coding sequence ATGAGTGTGGCCACGCGACTGTTGGCCCTTCATGCGCAGCTGGTGAAACAGGCCGGGGCGGAAGTGCCCTCGCCCTGCGTGTCGGTCTGCCGCATGAGTGCGCAGACAGCCTGGTGCGAAGGCTGCTATCGCAGCCTTGACGAAATTGCGGGCTGGAGCCGCCTGGATGATGGCGGCAAGCGCGTCATCTGGGACCGCATCGCGCAAAGAGCCAGGGCATCCGCACCATGA
- a CDS encoding glyoxylate/hydroxypyruvate reductase A codes for MRVIFSASNTKAEPWLEALRGALPGAQVQEWQPGVAPADHAVVWSPSQQMLDEQPDLKGIFNMGAGVDALLKLRLPPRAKLVRLDDAGMSVQMAEFVCHAIIRHFRELDVYDADVKQGKWSFRRPRLRADYPVGIMGLGVLGQRVARAVAQFDFPVNGWSRSPKALEGVRGYAGMDQLDAFLAASRVLVCLLPLTPETNDILNHQTLSKLQPGGYVINVARGAHLVDDDLLALLDSGHLAGATLDVFRTEPLPAEHPFWRHPKITITPHTSARTLREETIAQIAGKILATERGEPIAGVVDPQRGY; via the coding sequence ATGAGAGTCATTTTTTCAGCAAGCAATACCAAGGCCGAGCCCTGGCTGGAGGCGCTGCGCGGCGCATTGCCTGGTGCCCAGGTGCAGGAGTGGCAGCCCGGCGTGGCGCCGGCGGACCACGCCGTGGTGTGGTCACCCTCCCAGCAGATGCTGGACGAGCAGCCGGACCTCAAGGGCATCTTCAACATGGGCGCGGGCGTGGATGCCTTGCTCAAGCTGCGGCTGCCGCCCCGCGCGAAGCTGGTGCGCCTGGATGACGCCGGCATGTCGGTCCAGATGGCGGAGTTTGTCTGCCACGCCATCATCCGGCACTTCCGTGAACTCGACGTCTATGACGCCGATGTGAAGCAGGGCAAGTGGTCGTTCAGGCGGCCCCGCCTGCGCGCGGACTATCCGGTGGGCATCATGGGCCTGGGTGTGCTGGGCCAGCGTGTGGCGCGCGCCGTGGCCCAGTTTGACTTCCCGGTCAACGGTTGGAGCCGTTCGCCCAAGGCACTGGAGGGCGTGCGCGGTTATGCAGGCATGGACCAGCTCGACGCATTCCTGGCGGCCTCGCGTGTGCTGGTGTGCCTGCTGCCGCTGACGCCCGAGACGAATGACATCCTGAACCACCAGACTCTGTCAAAGTTGCAGCCCGGAGGCTACGTCATCAATGTGGCGCGGGGCGCGCATCTGGTGGACGACGACCTGCTGGCATTGCTGGACAGCGGCCATCTGGCGGGCGCGACGCTGGATGTGTTCCGCACCGAGCCCCTGCCGGCCGAACACCCGTTCTGGCGGCATCCCAAGATCACCATCACCCCCCACACCTCGGCCCGCACGCTGCGCGAGGAGACGATTGCCCAGATCGCCGGCAAGATCCTTGCGACCGAGCGGGGAGAACCCATTGCCGGTGTGGTTGACCCCCAGAGGGGATACTAG
- a CDS encoding YbaK/EbsC family protein: MCGSELHALPDSVQRVARWLQDKGHPHGPVMLEDAARTAQQAADALGIAVGQIAKSIIFRRKSDDVAVLVIASGDRRVDEKKVEGLVGKTGRADADFVRARTGFAIGGVPPLAHLTPPVTLIDRELFRFEEIWAAAGHPHSVFRLAPADLETLTGAPVADVVQAVAAP; this comes from the coding sequence ATGTGCGGAAGTGAACTGCATGCCCTGCCCGACAGCGTCCAGCGCGTGGCGCGATGGCTTCAGGACAAGGGGCACCCGCACGGGCCCGTCATGCTGGAGGACGCCGCGCGCACCGCGCAACAGGCGGCCGACGCGCTGGGCATTGCCGTGGGCCAGATCGCCAAGAGCATCATCTTCCGCCGCAAGTCCGATGACGTGGCCGTGCTGGTGATCGCCTCGGGGGACCGGCGCGTGGACGAGAAAAAGGTGGAGGGCCTGGTGGGTAAAACCGGTCGCGCCGATGCTGATTTTGTTCGCGCCCGCACCGGTTTCGCCATTGGTGGCGTACCGCCGCTGGCGCACCTGACACCGCCCGTGACGCTTATCGACCGCGAACTGTTCCGGTTTGAGGAAATCTGGGCGGCGGCCGGGCATCCGCACAGCGTCTTCCGGCTCGCGCCGGCCGATCTTGAGACACTGACCGGAGCGCCCGTGGCCGATGTGGTGCAGGCAGTGGCGGCGCCATGA
- a CDS encoding acyl-CoA dehydrogenase family protein, with the protein MSNTSIYDNPDHELLRDQVARFIEREVEPHAAAWEEAGMVPREVLRRMGAAGLFGLMYEEAYGGAQADAMTNLVFAEALSQSTFAGFIITVLVHTDMASPHLHHAGTPAQKEKYLRKVIAGELITAVGITEPGAGSDVAGIRTTARREGDGWVINGTKMFITNGVHADLYFVAARTGTGKRDMSMFIVEKGTPGFTVGRALKKTGWLSSDTAELVFDNVRIPAGNLLGEEGKGFYSVMKNFQTERIALGAMAVGHCQRALQLTLDYVRQRQAFGGVLWEQQTIRQRLSMLDAKVRAARQFMYHCAWRVTQGHDIVQDVSMLKALTGELVNEVVQTCQQFHGGMGYIRETAIERLWRDARVLAIGGGATEVMLEEVAKRY; encoded by the coding sequence ATGAGCAACACCTCCATCTACGACAACCCCGACCACGAACTGCTGCGCGACCAGGTCGCGCGTTTCATCGAACGCGAGGTCGAACCCCATGCCGCGGCGTGGGAAGAAGCGGGCATGGTGCCGCGCGAGGTGCTGCGCCGCATGGGCGCGGCCGGGCTGTTTGGCCTGATGTACGAGGAAGCGTATGGCGGCGCCCAGGCCGATGCCATGACCAATCTCGTGTTCGCCGAGGCGCTGAGCCAGTCCACCTTTGCGGGCTTCATCATCACCGTGCTGGTGCACACCGACATGGCCAGCCCGCACCTGCACCACGCGGGCACGCCAGCGCAGAAAGAGAAGTACCTGCGCAAGGTGATTGCCGGCGAGCTGATCACGGCCGTGGGCATCACCGAGCCCGGCGCGGGTTCCGATGTGGCGGGTATCCGCACCACGGCCCGGCGCGAGGGCGATGGCTGGGTGATCAACGGCACAAAGATGTTCATCACCAACGGTGTCCATGCCGACCTGTACTTTGTGGCGGCCAGGACCGGCACCGGAAAACGCGACATGTCGATGTTCATCGTCGAGAAGGGCACACCGGGTTTTACCGTGGGCCGCGCCCTCAAGAAGACCGGCTGGCTGAGCTCCGACACGGCTGAGCTCGTGTTCGACAACGTTCGCATCCCGGCCGGCAACCTGCTGGGCGAGGAAGGCAAGGGTTTCTATTCGGTCATGAAGAACTTCCAGACCGAGCGCATCGCCCTGGGCGCCATGGCCGTCGGCCATTGCCAGCGGGCATTGCAGCTCACGCTGGACTACGTGCGCCAGCGCCAGGCCTTTGGCGGCGTGCTGTGGGAACAGCAGACCATCCGCCAGCGCCTGTCCATGCTGGACGCCAAAGTGCGGGCGGCACGCCAGTTCATGTACCACTGTGCCTGGCGTGTCACGCAGGGCCACGACATCGTGCAGGACGTGTCCATGCTCAAGGCCCTGACTGGCGAACTGGTGAACGAAGTGGTGCAAACCTGCCAGCAGTTCCATGGCGGAATGGGCTACATCCGCGAGACCGCCATTGAGCGTCTGTGGCGTGATGCCCGGGTACTGGCCATTGGCGGCGGCGCCACCGAGGTCATGCTCGAGGAAGTGGCCAAGCGGTACTGA
- a CDS encoding hydroxymethylglutaryl-CoA lyase: MSLPSRVKIVDVGPRDGLQNEKQPVPADIKIGLVHRLQDAGLMNIEVTSFVSPKWVPQMADNAEVMAGIQRRAGVCYSVLTPNMKGFEAAIHSKPDEIVVFGAASEAFSQKNINCSIAESIERFAPVVAAALERGIHVRGAISCTVGCPYEGEIPPERVALVARLMKQIGVQHVGVADTIGVGTPRKVQRAMEAALEHYDLDDVSGHFHDTYGQALSNTLAALEMGVWQYDTSSAGLGGCPYAKGATGNVATEDVVYMLDGMGIETGIDLDKLVDAGEYISACLGRKPNSRAATALLNKRQG; encoded by the coding sequence ATGTCCCTTCCCTCCCGAGTCAAGATTGTTGATGTGGGTCCGCGCGACGGCCTGCAGAACGAGAAGCAGCCTGTGCCGGCCGACATCAAGATTGGCCTGGTGCACCGGCTGCAGGATGCGGGCCTCATGAACATCGAGGTCACCAGCTTCGTGAGCCCCAAATGGGTGCCGCAAATGGCCGACAACGCCGAGGTCATGGCGGGGATCCAGCGCAGGGCGGGTGTCTGCTACTCGGTGCTCACGCCCAACATGAAGGGGTTTGAAGCGGCAATCCATTCAAAGCCGGATGAAATCGTGGTGTTTGGCGCGGCCAGCGAGGCCTTCAGCCAGAAGAACATCAACTGCTCGATTGCCGAAAGCATCGAGCGCTTCGCGCCCGTGGTGGCAGCGGCGCTGGAGCGGGGCATTCACGTGCGGGGCGCCATCTCGTGCACCGTGGGCTGCCCCTACGAGGGCGAGATCCCGCCCGAGCGCGTGGCGCTGGTGGCGCGGCTCATGAAGCAGATTGGCGTGCAGCATGTGGGCGTGGCCGACACCATTGGCGTGGGCACGCCGCGCAAGGTGCAGCGGGCCATGGAGGCCGCGCTGGAACACTACGACCTCGACGATGTCTCGGGCCATTTTCACGACACCTACGGCCAGGCACTGTCCAACACGCTGGCGGCATTGGAGATGGGGGTGTGGCAGTACGACACTTCGTCGGCGGGCCTCGGAGGGTGCCCCTACGCCAAGGGCGCGACCGGCAATGTGGCCACTGAAGACGTGGTCTACATGCTCGATGGCATGGGCATCGAGACCGGCATTGACCTGGACAAACTGGTCGATGCTGGTGAGTACATCAGTGCCTGCCTGGGCCGCAAGCCCAATTCGCGCGCGGCCACTGCCCTGCTCAACAAGCGTCAGGGGTGA
- a CDS encoding enoyl-CoA hydratase/isomerase family protein, protein MKHLQLQFHAGVATVTLNRPEVRNAFNDEVIAELTTVFLELGERAEVRCIVLAGNGTAFCAGADLNWMKRMAGYTRDENLADANALARMLRVIYLCPKPTIARVQGDVYAGGTGLVAACDMAVSVDTAHYCLSEVRLGLIPATISPYVIRAMGARASHRYFLTAERFSAAEALRLGFVHEVVKADALDACVSQMAHNLVQAGPEAVKACKQLVQDVAGQEISAGLVDRTVQGIADIRVSDEGREGIQSFLNKRKPAWLAGD, encoded by the coding sequence ATGAAACACCTTCAACTCCAATTCCATGCCGGTGTGGCCACGGTCACGCTGAACCGGCCCGAGGTTCGCAACGCCTTCAATGACGAAGTCATCGCCGAACTGACCACTGTTTTCCTGGAACTGGGCGAGCGCGCCGAGGTGCGCTGCATCGTGCTGGCCGGCAACGGCACGGCGTTCTGCGCCGGCGCCGACCTGAACTGGATGAAGCGCATGGCGGGCTATACCCGCGACGAGAACCTGGCCGACGCGAACGCGCTGGCGCGCATGCTGCGCGTGATCTACCTGTGCCCCAAACCCACGATCGCCCGGGTGCAGGGCGATGTGTACGCGGGTGGCACGGGCCTGGTGGCGGCCTGTGACATGGCGGTGTCGGTGGACACGGCGCACTACTGCCTGAGCGAGGTGCGGCTCGGGCTGATCCCCGCCACCATCAGCCCCTATGTGATTCGCGCGATGGGGGCGCGGGCCTCCCACCGCTACTTCCTGACCGCCGAGCGCTTCAGCGCGGCCGAGGCGTTGCGCCTGGGCTTTGTGCATGAAGTTGTCAAGGCCGACGCGCTGGATGCCTGTGTGTCGCAAATGGCGCACAACCTGGTGCAGGCCGGGCCCGAAGCGGTCAAGGCCTGCAAACAACTGGTGCAGGATGTGGCTGGCCAGGAGATATCGGCGGGGCTGGTGGACCGGACGGTGCAGGGCATCGCCGACATCCGCGTGAGCGACGAAGGCCGCGAGGGCATCCAGTCGTTCCTGAACAAGCGCAAGCCCGCCTGGCTGGCGGGAGACTGA
- a CDS encoding methylcrotonoyl-CoA carboxylase gives MTTLETQLNARSADFQANAAAMRALVDDLAVQVARAAAGGGEAARAKHTARGKLLPRDRVQMLLDPGTPFLEIAPLAAHAMYVNKAGVGDAPCAGVIAGIGRVSGVDCMIVCNDATVKGGTYYPMTVKKHLRAQEIAMQNHLPCIYLVDSGGANLPNQDEVFPDRDHFGRIFFNQANMSANGIAQIAVVMGSCTAGGAYVPAMSDETIIVKNQGTIFLGGPPLVKAATGEIVSAEDLGGGDAHTRLSGVADHLAQNDPHALALARQAVATLNRAKRPEVQLRAPRAPKFPASELYGVIPTDVRKPYDVREIIARVVDGSEFHEFKQRFGATLVCGFAHIEGMPVGIIANNGILFSESAQKGAHFIELCCQRKVPLVFLQNITGFMVGRKYENEGIARHGAKLVTAVATANVPKFTVIIGGSYGAGNYGMCGRAYSPRFLWMWPNARICVMGGEQASGVLATVKRDGIEARGGSWSAEEEAAFKQPILDQFAHQSHPYYSSARLWDDGVIDPADTRRVLSLGLSASLNAPIPDAKFGVFRM, from the coding sequence ATGACCACCCTGGAGACCCAACTCAACGCCCGCTCCGCGGATTTTCAGGCCAACGCCGCGGCCATGCGCGCGCTGGTGGACGACCTGGCCGTTCAGGTGGCCAGGGCCGCCGCCGGCGGCGGCGAGGCCGCGCGGGCCAAGCACACGGCGCGGGGCAAGCTGCTGCCGCGTGACCGCGTGCAGATGCTGCTGGACCCGGGCACGCCGTTCCTGGAGATCGCGCCACTGGCCGCACACGCGATGTACGTCAACAAGGCCGGCGTGGGCGACGCCCCCTGCGCCGGCGTGATCGCGGGCATCGGCCGCGTGAGCGGGGTGGACTGCATGATCGTGTGCAACGACGCCACAGTGAAAGGTGGTACCTACTACCCCATGACGGTCAAGAAGCACCTGCGGGCGCAGGAGATCGCCATGCAGAACCACCTGCCCTGCATCTACCTGGTGGACTCCGGCGGCGCCAACCTGCCCAACCAGGACGAGGTGTTCCCCGACCGCGACCACTTTGGCCGCATCTTCTTCAACCAGGCCAACATGTCGGCCAACGGCATTGCGCAGATTGCCGTGGTCATGGGCAGCTGCACGGCCGGCGGCGCCTACGTGCCTGCGATGAGCGACGAGACCATCATCGTCAAGAACCAGGGCACCATCTTCCTGGGTGGCCCGCCACTGGTGAAGGCCGCCACCGGCGAGATCGTGAGCGCCGAGGACCTGGGCGGCGGCGACGCCCACACCCGCCTGAGTGGTGTGGCCGACCATCTGGCCCAGAACGACCCGCATGCGCTGGCGCTGGCGCGTCAGGCCGTGGCCACGCTCAACCGGGCCAAGCGCCCCGAGGTGCAGCTGCGCGCGCCGCGTGCCCCCAAATTCCCGGCAAGCGAGCTGTATGGCGTGATCCCCACCGACGTGCGCAAGCCCTATGACGTGCGCGAGATCATCGCCCGCGTGGTCGATGGCAGCGAGTTCCACGAATTCAAGCAGCGCTTTGGCGCCACGCTGGTCTGCGGTTTTGCGCACATTGAGGGCATGCCCGTGGGCATCATCGCCAACAACGGCATCCTGTTCAGCGAGAGCGCGCAGAAGGGCGCGCACTTCATCGAGCTGTGCTGCCAGCGCAAGGTGCCGCTGGTCTTTTTGCAGAACATCACCGGTTTCATGGTCGGGCGCAAGTACGAGAACGAAGGCATTGCCCGCCACGGCGCCAAGCTGGTCACGGCGGTGGCCACGGCCAACGTGCCCAAGTTCACCGTGATCATTGGCGGCAGCTATGGCGCCGGCAACTACGGCATGTGCGGCCGCGCCTACAGCCCGCGTTTCTTGTGGATGTGGCCCAACGCGCGCATTTGCGTGATGGGCGGCGAGCAGGCCTCGGGGGTGCTGGCCACGGTCAAGCGCGATGGCATCGAGGCGCGTGGCGGCAGCTGGAGCGCCGAGGAAGAAGCCGCCTTCAAGCAGCCCATCCTGGACCAGTTCGCCCACCAGTCGCACCCCTACTATTCCAGCGCCCGCTTGTGGGATGACGGCGTGATCGACCCGGCCGACACCCGGCGCGTGCTGTCGCTGGGCCTGAGCGCCAGCCTCAATGCACCGATTCCGGACGCGAAGTTCGGCGTGTTCCGCATGTAA